The nucleotide sequence GTCACCGCCGCCGCCCGTGCCCGACCCGGCCTCGCCGCCGGCCGGTGCGCCCGTGGCCTCGCCGGACGCCGCTTCGCCGACGTCGACCGGCCGGCCGGGCTCCTGCGCGGTGCCGCTCCCGGTCGGGACGGCCTCGGCCGGCGCCGGACCACCGGCGTCGGCCAGCGCGGCCTCGACCGCCGCCGCCACCTCGGCCACGTCGCCGGACTGGGTCGCTTGCGTGGCCGGGGCCGGGACCTGGCTCGTCACCTCGTCGGCGGGCGCCGTGCGGGCCTCGTCACCGGTGCTGCGGGCCACCGTCCGACGCCGGCCACCGGCCGCCTTCTTCGCCGGCACGGCGCCTCCGCCCGTCGCCCTGTCCGCCGACTTCTTCGCCGGCGCCGCCCGCTTGGCCGCCCCGTCTCCCGACTTCGTCGCCCTACCCCGCTTCCCCGGCGCCGCCGCGCCCCCGCCCGCCGCCGCGCTCCCGCCCGTCGCCCTGTCGGCCGCCTTCTTCGCCGGCGCCGCCCGCTTGCCCGCCCCGTCCCCCGACTTCGTCGCCCGACCCCGCTTCACCGGCGCCGCCGCGCGCCCGCCCGTGGTCGCCGTCGCCGGGCCCCCGCCCGTCGCCTTCTCCGCCGACTTCTTCGCCGGCGCCGCCCGCTTGCCCGCCCCGTCCCCCGACTTCGTCGCCCGACCCCGCTTGGCCGGCGCCGCCGCGCCCCCGCCGGTCACCTTCTTCGCGCCTCGCGCGCTCTGCTGGCGCGCGGCCGTACCGGGCGGCGCCGCCGACTTCTTCGCCCTCGACCGGGCCGCGGGCGCCGGCGTGGCGGGGACCGAGGGTGCGGCCTGTGGAGCCTTGGCCGCCTTGCCGGCCTTCGTCGACCGGCCGGCCTTCGTCGTCTTCCCGGCCCGGGTCGCCCGGCCGTTCTTCGCCGTCGTGCCCGACGCCTTGGCCGGCACCGACTTCCCGGCCCTGGTGGCCTTCGTGGCCTTCGTCGCCTTCTCCGCCGACGCCTTGGCGGCCTTGGTCGCCTTCGCCGCGCCACCGGACTTCGCCGCGCTCCCCGCCCCGCCGGACCTCGCCGCCTTGCCCGCGCCGCCGGCCTTCGACGCGTTCGCCGTCCCCCCGGCCTTCGTCGCCTTGGCCGCGCCGCCCGACCTGGTCGACCGGCCGGCGTTGCCCGACGCCGCGGCCGACCGGGAACGGCTGGTGACCCCGCCGGACGCCACCGCCTCGATGCGCCGCTCCAGCCGGGCGAGGTCCTCCCTCGTGGCGACGCCGAGGTTGCCGACCTGCGCCCTGATCTCCTTGCGCACCTGCTCGAACAGCCGCTCGCTGTTCTCGCGGCTCCGGTCGATCAGCTCCTGCACGGCCTGCTGGGCCTGGTCCCGCTGGAGCTCGCCGGCTCGCACGAGGTCCCGGACGATCGCCTCCGCCCGCCGTCGGTTCAGCGCGGTGAAGTTCACACCGGCGTCGAGCAGGCGGCGAAGAAGGTCGTTGTCGGCCATCGCGCCACCCTAGTGGCGGGCGCGCGAGCGGGGAAGGTTCCCCGATCGGGCGCCGCCTAGGGTGCCGGCGTGATCCCGCTGAAGGATCGGAACCCGACGTCGCGGCCCGCGGTGGTGACCGTCGTGCTCATCATCGCCTGCGTCGGCGTCTACTTCGTCCTGCAGCAGGGGCACAGCGGTTTCGACGAGATCGAGGTGGGCGGCCAGCCGGTCCGCATCGACGCCGAGTCCCGCTTCAACCTCGAGTCGGCCGCCATCCCGTGCGAGATCACCCAGGGCGACCCGCTCACCCTGGACGAGGCCGAGGCGACGGTCAACTTCGGCGACGACACGGCCTGCGGCGCGGGCGACCCCGGCAGCGCCGAGCTGTTCCCCGGCAAGCACGTGTGGCTCGCCATGGTGGTGTCGATGTTCCTCCACGCCGACCTGCTGCACCTCGGCGGCAACATGCTGTTCCTCTGGGTCTTCGGCAACAACATCGAGGACCGCCTCGGCCACGCCCGCTACGTCGGCTTCTACCTCCTGGGCGGCATCGTGGCGACGCTCGGGCACGTGCTCGTCCAGCCGTCGAGCACGGTGCCGGTGGTCGGCGCGTCGGGCGCCATCGCCGCGGTGATGGGCGCCTACCTCGTGTGGTTCCCGGCGGCGCCGGTGCGGACGCTCATCATCTTCTTCTTCGTGCTGATCCGGGACGTGCCCGCCGGCGTGCTGCTGGCCGCCTGGTTCGTGCTCCAGTTCTTCACGGGGTCGTCGAGCGGGGTCGCCTGGGTCGCGCACGTCGCCGGCTTCGTCTTCGGCGTGCTCGTCGCGCTGCTCGTGCGGGGCAACGACCGGGCCAGGCAGGTGATGTGGCGCGACCGGTACGGCGGCGGGCCGAGCCCGTGGGACGCGCCGCCGGACCCGGGCTGGGGCCGCTACTGAGCGCTGCCCACGCGACCGCGACCGCCACCGCCGCCGAGGACGGTGTCGACGGCGGCGGCGAAGTCGGGCGCGACGAGGTCGGGCTCCGGGTCGTACGGGACGTCGTCGGCCGACGTCACCCCGGTGAGCACGAGCGCGAAGCGGGCGCCCATGGCGGCGGCGAAGCGGCCGTCGGTGTCGAGGCGGTCACCGGCCAGCCAGTGGGGCCCGGGGCCGATGCGGCGGCGGACGGCGACCGCCATCGGGTCGTGGGGCTTGCCGGCGACGACGGGGTCGGCGCCGGAGGCGGTGGCGACGGCGGCGACGATCGACCCGGCGCCCGGGAGCGGGCCGTTCGGCGTGGGCAGCGTGGGGTCGGCGTTCGTGGCGACCAGGCGCGCGCCGTTGCGGACGGCCGTCGCCGCGGCGGCCAGCCGGTCGTAGGTGAGCTCGCGGGTGAGCCCGACGACGACCGCGTCCACCGGGCCATCCGGCTCGCCGACGACGGTCGCCACCCCCCGCTCGCGGAGGGCGAGGAGCACGCCGGCGCCGCCGAGCACCAGCGCCCGCTCGCCCGGCTCCAGGAGGGCGGCGGCGGCGTCGGCGGAGGTGACGACGTCGTCGCCGGTCGCCGGCACGCCGATGGCGACGAGGGCGGCGGCGACGTCGGCGGCTGGCCGGGACGAGTTGTTGGTCACGAACAGGACGCGCTCCCCTGCCGCCCGCAGGGCGGCGACGGCGTCCGGCGCGCCCGGGATGGCCTGCTCGAGGAGCCACACCACGCCGTCGAGGTCGAGCACCCAGGCCACCGGCGCATCCTGGCACCGGGGCGGCGGGTGCTAGACACGGACCGTGCCGGGGTTCGCGCCGTTCAGCGGGGTTCGGTACGACCCGGCCCTCGTGCGGCTGGCCGACGTGACCGCCCCGCCCTACGACGTCGTCGACGCCGAGGAGCGGAGCCGGCTCTCGGGCCGCAGCCCGTACAACGTCGTGCGCATCGACCTGCCGCTGGCCGAGCCCGGCGTCGACCGCTACGCCAAGGCGTGCCGCCTCTTCCACGGCTGGCTGCGCGACGGCGTCCTGCGCACCGAGCGGGCGCCCGCCTTCTACGGCTACCGCATGACCTACGAGGACGAGCTGGGCCGGCCCCGCCACACGACCGGGGTCATCGGCGCGCTCGACCTCGTTGCGCCCGGCGAGGGCGGCATCCTCCCTCACGAGCAGACCCACCAGCGGGCCCGCAGCGACCGGCTGACGATGCTGCGGACGTGCCGGGCGAACCTGTCACCGGTGTGGCTGCTGTCCCTCGCCGCCGGGCTGACGGCGCGGTGCGCGCCCGAGACCGAGCCGGTCGACCGCTGGGTCGACGAGGAGGGCGTGGGCCACGAGCTGTGGGTCGTCGACGACCCGGCGGCCGAGGCGACCATCGCCGAGCTGGTCGGGTCGGCGCCGCTCGTCATCGCCGACGGCCATCACCGCTACGAGACGAGCCTCGCCTACCGGGACGAGCGCCACGCCGAGGGGGCGGGGCCGGGGCCGTGGGACCGGCTGATGGCGTTCGTGGTCGAGCTGGCCGAGGACGAGCTCGACGTCCACCCGATCCACCGCCTGCTGTCCGGGTTGCCCGACGACCTCGACCTCGTCGCCGCCCTGGCCGCGTCGTTCGACGCCGCGCGGCTGGCCGGTGGCGAGGGCGACGACCCGGTCGGGCTGGCCGCCCGCCTCCCCGACCTCGGCGGGCTCGGCCTGCTCACCGCCGAGGGTGCCTGGCTGCTGCGGCCCCGCCACGGCGCCGACGTCGACAGCGGGGTGCTGGCCGGCGCGCTGGCCGCCCTGCCGGACCACGTCGTCCGCTACCACCACTCGCCGACCGCCGCCGCCAAGGTCGTGCGCAGCGGCGACGCCCAGGCCGCCGTGCTGCTGCGGCCGGTGCCCGTGCCGAGGATCGCCGACGCCGCCCGGGCCGGCGAGCGCTTCCCGCCGAAGACGACGTTCTTCGCGCCGAAGCCCCGCACCGGGCTCGTGTTCATGAACCTCGACGCCGACGCCGACGCCTGACGGCGGGAGCCGCCGGGCGCCGGCCGTCGGTCGCAGACAGCCGGTCGGCTCAGGAGGCGGTGACGTCCCAGGTCGCGCCGGAGCGCAGCAGCCGGGCCAGGTCGCCCGGCCCGCGCTGTTCCTGGGCGGCGGCGAGCTGACGGGACACGGCGTCGCCGTAGTCGGCGCGCTCGACGGCCCGGAACACGCCGATCGGGGTCGGCTCGAACGGCCCGTGCGACAGGCGGGACAGGAGGAAGGCCAGCCCCGGGTCCTCGCGCGCCTCGTCGTGGACGAGGACGGCGTCCTCGCCGACCTCCGCCACCTGCGCGATGCGGGCCCGCCCCTGGCCGTCGAGGACGATGCACTTCTCGCGCTCGGCGCCGAAGCGGATGGGCTGCCCGTGCTCGAGCGGGATAAGGTTGTCGGCCCGGTGCTCCTTGCCGGTGATCTGGGTGAAGGCGCCGTCGTTGAAGACGTTGCAGTTCTGGTAGATCTCCACGAACGCCGCGCCCCGGTGGGCATGCGCCCGGCGGAACGTGTCGAGCATGTGCTGGCGGTCCATGTCGTGGGTGCGGGCGACGAACGTCGCCTCCGCGCCGAGCGCCACGCTGACCGGGTTGAACGGCGTGTCGAGCGAGCCGAACGGCGTCGACTTCGTCACCTTGCCGACCTCGCTCGTCGGCGAGTACTGGCCCTTGGTCAGCCCGTAGATCTGGTTGTTGAACATCAGGATCGTGAGGTTCACGTTGCGCCGCAGCGCGTGGATGAGGTGGTTGCCGCCGATCGAGAGTGCGTCGCCGTCGCCGGTCACGATCCACACGTCGAGGTCGGGCCGGGCCATGGCCAGGCCGGTGGCGATGGCCGGCGCCCGGCCGTGGATCCCGTGCAGGCCGTAGGTGTTCATGTAGTACGGGAACCGGGCGGCACAGCCGATGCCCGAGACGAAGACGGTGTTCTCCCGGCGGACGCCGAGCTCGGGCATGAGCAGCTGCACGGCGGCGAGGATGGAGTAGTCCCCACACCCCGGGCACCAGCGGACCTCCTGGTCGCTCGACCAGTCCTTGCGGGTCGTGGTGGGCACGTCGGTCATCGGTCGCTGCTCCCGTTGCTGGCGTCGAGGGTGTCGAGGATCGTCCGTTCCAGCTCGCCGGCGGTGAACGGTAGGCCGCGCACCTTGGTGACGGCGCGGGCGTCGACGAGGTACTCGGCCCGCACGAGACGGGACAGCTGCCCCATGTTCATCTCGGGCACGAGCACGGTGCGGTACCGGCGCAGGACGTCGCCCAGGTTCTGCGGGAACGGGTTGAGGTGGACGAGGTGGGCCCGGGCGACCCGGCGGCCGCGCGCCCTGACCCGGTCGACGGCGCCGCCGATGGCGCCCCAGGTCGAGCCCCAGCCGAGCACGAGGAGGTCGGCGTCCTCGTCGCCCTCGACGACGACCGGGGGGATGTCGCGGGCGATGCCGGCGATCTTCGCGGCCCGGAGGTGGACCATCCGCTCGTGGTTGGCCGGGTCGTAGGAGATGTTGCCGCGACCGTCCTCCTTCTCCAGCCCGCCGATGCGGTGCTGGAGCCCCGGCGTGCCGGGCACCGCCCACGGCCGGGCGAGGGTGACGGGGTCGCGGAGGTACGGCCAGAACTCCGCCGTCCCGTCGTCGTCCACGTGGTTCGGCTCGGTGGCGAACTCGACGTTGATCTCCGGCAAGGACGAGAGGTCCGGCAGCCGCCACGGCTCGGCGCCATTCGCCAGGTAGCCGTCGGACAGCACGATCACGGGCGTGCGGTAGGTGAGGGCGATCCGGGCCGCCTCGATCACGACCTCGAAGCAGTGCGACGGGCTCTGCGCGGCGACGATCGGCAGCGGGGCCTCGGCGTGCCGGCCGTACATGGCCATGAGCAGGTCGGCCGCCTCGGTCTTGGTCGGCAGGCCGGTGGACGGCCCGCCCCGCTGGATGTCGATGACGAGCAGCGGGAGCTCGAGGCCGACGGCGAGGCCCATCGTCTCGGCCTTGAGCGCCATGCCCGGGCCGCTCGTCGTCGTCGCCCCGAGATGGCCCCCGAAGGCGGCGCCGAGGGCGGCGCCGATGGCGGCGATCTCGTCCTCGGCCTGGAGGGTCCTGACCCCGAAGTTCTTGTGCTTGGACAGCTCGTGGAGGATGTCCGACGCCGGGGTGATCGGGTACGAGGCGAGGAACACCGGCAGCTTGGCCAGGTGCCCGGCGGCCACGATCCCCCACGCGAGCGCGGTGTTGCCGGTGATGTTCGTGTAGGTCCCCGGCAGCAGCTTGGCCGGCTTCACGAAGTAGCGGTGCTCGAACAGCTCGGCCGTCTCGCCGAAGGCGTGGCCGGCCTTGAACGCGGCGGTGTTGGCGTCGGCCACCTGGGGCTTGGCCGCGAAGCGCTTCGCGATCCACTCGAGGGTCGGCTCGACCGGCCGGGTGTACATCCACGTCACGAGGCCGAGGGCGAAGAAGTTCTTCGACCGCTCCGCGTCCCTCGGCTTCACGCCGAGCGGGGCGACCGCCTCCTTCGTCATCGACGTCATCGGCACCTCGTAGACCGTGTAGCCCTTGAGGGTCCCGTCGGCGAGCGGGCTCTCGGTGTAGCCGGCCTTGGTCAGGTTGCGCTCGTCGAAGGCGTCGACGTTCACGATGATCGTCCCACCCGCCTCGACCAGGGGCACCTGGGCCCGCAGCGCCGCCGGGTTCATGGCGACGAGGACCTGCGCAGCGTCGCCCGGCGTCGTGATGTCGTGGTCCGAGATGTGCACCTGGAACGCCGACACGCCCGCGAGGGTCCCGG is from Acidimicrobiales bacterium and encodes:
- a CDS encoding rhomboid family intramembrane serine protease, which gives rise to MIPLKDRNPTSRPAVVTVVLIIACVGVYFVLQQGHSGFDEIEVGGQPVRIDAESRFNLESAAIPCEITQGDPLTLDEAEATVNFGDDTACGAGDPGSAELFPGKHVWLAMVVSMFLHADLLHLGGNMLFLWVFGNNIEDRLGHARYVGFYLLGGIVATLGHVLVQPSSTVPVVGASGAIAAVMGAYLVWFPAAPVRTLIIFFFVLIRDVPAGVLLAAWFVLQFFTGSSSGVAWVAHVAGFVFGVLVALLVRGNDRARQVMWRDRYGGGPSPWDAPPDPGWGRY
- a CDS encoding HAD-IIA family hydrolase, with the protein product MAWVLDLDGVVWLLEQAIPGAPDAVAALRAAGERVLFVTNNSSRPAADVAAALVAIGVPATGDDVVTSADAAAALLEPGERALVLGGAGVLLALRERGVATVVGEPDGPVDAVVVGLTRELTYDRLAAAATAVRNGARLVATNADPTLPTPNGPLPGAGSIVAAVATASGADPVVAGKPHDPMAVAVRRRIGPGPHWLAGDRLDTDGRFAAAMGARFALVLTGVTSADDVPYDPEPDLVAPDFAAAVDTVLGGGGGRGRVGSAQ
- a CDS encoding DUF1015 domain-containing protein — protein: MPGFAPFSGVRYDPALVRLADVTAPPYDVVDAEERSRLSGRSPYNVVRIDLPLAEPGVDRYAKACRLFHGWLRDGVLRTERAPAFYGYRMTYEDELGRPRHTTGVIGALDLVAPGEGGILPHEQTHQRARSDRLTMLRTCRANLSPVWLLSLAAGLTARCAPETEPVDRWVDEEGVGHELWVVDDPAAEATIAELVGSAPLVIADGHHRYETSLAYRDERHAEGAGPGPWDRLMAFVVELAEDELDVHPIHRLLSGLPDDLDLVAALAASFDAARLAGGEGDDPVGLAARLPDLGGLGLLTAEGAWLLRPRHGADVDSGVLAGALAALPDHVVRYHHSPTAAAKVVRSGDAQAAVLLRPVPVPRIADAARAGERFPPKTTFFAPKPRTGLVFMNLDADADA
- a CDS encoding 2-oxoacid:ferredoxin oxidoreductase subunit beta — translated: MTDVPTTTRKDWSSDQEVRWCPGCGDYSILAAVQLLMPELGVRRENTVFVSGIGCAARFPYYMNTYGLHGIHGRAPAIATGLAMARPDLDVWIVTGDGDALSIGGNHLIHALRRNVNLTILMFNNQIYGLTKGQYSPTSEVGKVTKSTPFGSLDTPFNPVSVALGAEATFVARTHDMDRQHMLDTFRRAHAHRGAAFVEIYQNCNVFNDGAFTQITGKEHRADNLIPLEHGQPIRFGAEREKCIVLDGQGRARIAQVAEVGEDAVLVHDEAREDPGLAFLLSRLSHGPFEPTPIGVFRAVERADYGDAVSRQLAAAQEQRGPGDLARLLRSGATWDVTAS
- a CDS encoding 2-oxoacid:acceptor oxidoreductase subunit alpha; translated protein: MSDTVERTDVQQLDRVIIRFAGDSGDGMQLTGDRFTSASAVLGNDLATLPDFPAEIRAPAGTLAGVSAFQVHISDHDITTPGDAAQVLVAMNPAALRAQVPLVEAGGTIIVNVDAFDERNLTKAGYTESPLADGTLKGYTVYEVPMTSMTKEAVAPLGVKPRDAERSKNFFALGLVTWMYTRPVEPTLEWIAKRFAAKPQVADANTAAFKAGHAFGETAELFEHRYFVKPAKLLPGTYTNITGNTALAWGIVAAGHLAKLPVFLASYPITPASDILHELSKHKNFGVRTLQAEDEIAAIGAALGAAFGGHLGATTTSGPGMALKAETMGLAVGLELPLLVIDIQRGGPSTGLPTKTEAADLLMAMYGRHAEAPLPIVAAQSPSHCFEVVIEAARIALTYRTPVIVLSDGYLANGAEPWRLPDLSSLPEINVEFATEPNHVDDDGTAEFWPYLRDPVTLARPWAVPGTPGLQHRIGGLEKEDGRGNISYDPANHERMVHLRAAKIAGIARDIPPVVVEGDEDADLLVLGWGSTWGAIGGAVDRVRARGRRVARAHLVHLNPFPQNLGDVLRRYRTVLVPEMNMGQLSRLVRAEYLVDARAVTKVRGLPFTAGELERTILDTLDASNGSSDR